CATTAGATGGACTTTCAGCTTCTATGGTAACAACTCTGGATGATACTTTAAGACCATTTTCACAAAATTATAAAGTAGGTGTAGGACAGAAAATTCCTATGATTTTTCTAAATCATGGACAGCATAGAAAAGAGGAATTTGGAAAAACTTACAATGCAAGAATTTTCAACAAGGCAAAAGAAGAGTTAGAAAAAATCTGTGGAGTGACAGTTACTGATGAAAATTTGAAAAAAGCTTTTGAAGTTTATAATGAAAATAGAAGTGAAAAAAGAAAATTCATCAAGTTAGCAGCAAAACATCCTCAGACAGTTAAAGCATCTGACAGATGTTATGTATTAAAAAGCTCATACTTTATGCTGAAAGATGAACATACAGCTCTATTAAAACAATTAAATACAAAATTAGAAGCTCTACCAGAAGAATCATGGGATGGAGTTCGTGTAGTAACAAGTGGAATTATTACAGATACTCCAGGATTATTGAAAGTATTTGATGATTATAAAGTATGTATTGTTGCAGATGATGTAGCTCATGAATCAAGAGCTTTAAAAGTAGATATAGATTTATCAATTGAAGACCCTATGCTGGCTTTGGCAGATCAATTTGCAAGAATGGATGAAGACCCTATTCTGTATGATCCAGATATTTATAAAAGACCAAAATATGTTGTTAATTTAGTGAAAGAAAATAATGCAGATGGATGTCTATTATTTATGATGAACTTCAACGATACAGAGGAAATGGAGTATCCTTCTTTAAAACAAACTTTTGATGCAGAAAATCTTCCTCTTATCAAAATGGGATATGACCAGCAAATGATAGACTTTGGACAAGTAAAAACACAATTAGAAACTTTCAACGAAATTATACAATTAAATAGAATGTAGGGGAGGTAGAGGAAATGAGTCAAAATGTATGGGAAAATGATGATTTTATTTTCAAAGGTAATGAGCTGAAAGGAATGACAGATAAAGGAAAAGATAAAGTCAAGACACAAGGCTTCACTGATATGGTAATTCCTCCAACAACTCCTGAAGGTGTAGCAATTAAAAGAATTGGAGATAATGCTTTTTATAGAAGAGGATTAACTTCTGTTATTATTCCTGACACTGTAGAAAGTATTGGTTATGATGCTTTTGGAGTATGTAAATTAACAGAGGTAAAATTACCAAGCTCTTTGGTTGCAATAGAAGGATTTGCTTTTTACCGAAATAAATTGAAAAAAGTGGAATTTGGAAATGCAGTAAAAACTATTGAACCAAGTGCTTTTGCTTTAAATGAATTAGAAGAGATTTTTCTTCCAGAATCATTAGAGCTTATTGATACTTCATCTTTTTATAAAAATGAATTAACAACATTGTGTATTCCAAAATCTATTAAGAAAATTAATATGTACGCATTTTGTAAAAATAATATTAGAGAAGTGGAAATTCCTAAATCTATAGAATTTTTGCATGCAAAAGCTTTTGAAGAAAATACAGAAATAAAATAAGAAATTAAAATAAGGAATTAAAATAAGGAATTAAAATGAAAAAGAGGCTGACTTATTATAAAATGGACAACCTCTTTTTTAATAGAAAATAGAGGTGGGACTTATGGCTTTATATCAATTTGATATTTTGGATTCTACAAATGAGTATATGAAGGAACATAGAGAAAAATTTCAAGACTATGATATTGTCCTTGCTAAAAATCAAACAGCTGGAAAAGGAAGACGTGGAAATATTTGGATTTCTACTGA
This genomic stretch from Fusobacterium sp. harbors:
- a CDS encoding 2-hydroxyacyl-CoA dehydratase subunit D produces the protein MDEIKELLGQFKYYANNPRKQLDKYLAEGKKAVGVFPYYAPEEIVYAAGIVPFGVWGGQGTIERAKEYFPTFYYSLALRCLEMALNGTLDGLSASMVTTLDDTLRPFSQNYKVGVGQKIPMIFLNHGQHRKEEFGKTYNARIFNKAKEELEKICGVTVTDENLKKAFEVYNENRSEKRKFIKLAAKHPQTVKASDRCYVLKSSYFMLKDEHTALLKQLNTKLEALPEESWDGVRVVTSGIITDTPGLLKVFDDYKVCIVADDVAHESRALKVDIDLSIEDPMLALADQFARMDEDPILYDPDIYKRPKYVVNLVKENNADGCLLFMMNFNDTEEMEYPSLKQTFDAENLPLIKMGYDQQMIDFGQVKTQLETFNEIIQLNRM
- a CDS encoding leucine-rich repeat domain-containing protein translates to MSQNVWENDDFIFKGNELKGMTDKGKDKVKTQGFTDMVIPPTTPEGVAIKRIGDNAFYRRGLTSVIIPDTVESIGYDAFGVCKLTEVKLPSSLVAIEGFAFYRNKLKKVEFGNAVKTIEPSAFALNELEEIFLPESLELIDTSSFYKNELTTLCIPKSIKKINMYAFCKNNIREVEIPKSIEFLHAKAFEENTEIK